The following coding sequences lie in one Caretta caretta isolate rCarCar2 chromosome 28, rCarCar1.hap1, whole genome shotgun sequence genomic window:
- the LOC142070281 gene encoding uncharacterized protein LOC142070281 — protein sequence MVSENEEEPQQEDAERVEAHGMLSGRSKGNDSGSCARPEKTKACESQQRPEENFGSQSDLITRERMNLEGTRYTCLECGKSFKGSSDLLTHQRIHTGEKPYGCPECGKHFNQSSALITHQRIHTGEKPYGCPECGKHFKQSSHLITHWKIHTGEKPYGCPECGKHFKQSSHLLTHRKIHTGEKPYGCPECGKHFKQSSHLITHRKIHTGEKPYGCPECGKHFKQSSSLIRHRRIHTGEKPYGCRECGKHFNQSSALITHQRIHTGERPYTCSECGRSFNQRSTLIRHQKIHMGVICNKCLD from the coding sequence atggtgagtgaaaacgaggaggaaccccagcaggaagatgctgagcgagtagaagcccatgggatgttgtcaggaaggtccaaagggaatgattctgggagctgtgcacgcccagaaaaaacaaaagcctgtgagagtcagcagaggccagaggaaaacttcggtagccagtcagaccttattacacgtgagagaatgaacttggaaggaacacgctacacatgcctcgagtgtgggaaaagcttcaaagggagctcggaccttctcacacatcagagaatccacacgggtgagaaaccttatggatgccctgagtgtggcaaacacttcaatcaaagctcagcccttatcacacatcagcgaatccacacaggtgagaaaccttatggctgccctgagtgtgggaaacacttcaagcagagctcacaccttattacacattggaaaatccacacgggtgagaaaccttatggatgccctgagtgtgggaaacacttcaagcagagctcacaccttcttacacatcggaaaatccacacgggtgagaaaccttatggatgccctgagtgtgggaaacacttcaagcagagctcacaccttattacacatcggaaaatccacacaggtgagaaaccttatggatgccctgagtgtgggaaacacttcaagcagagctcaagCCTTATTAgacatcggcgaatccatacgggtgagaaaccttatggatgccgtgagtgtggcaaacacttcaatcaaagctcagcccttatcacacatcagcgaatccacacaggagagaggccctacacgtgctctgagtgtgggagaagcttcaatcagcgctcaacccttattagacatcagaaaatccacatgggagtgatctgtaacaaatgccttgactag